Genomic window (Allostreptomyces psammosilenae):
CAGGAACCACAGCCCCATGATCTGGCTGGCGAACCGCGCCGGCGCCAGCTTGGTGGAGACCGACAGGCCCACCGGGCTCAGGCACAGCTCCGCGCAGGTCTGCACGAAGTAGACGCTGAGCAGCCAGTAGATCGAGACCAGCTCGCCGCCGGCGGCCGCGGCCCCGGCCAAGCCCATGATGACGAAGGAGAAGCCGATCAGCAGCAGGGCGTAGCCGAACTTCACCGGGGTGGACGGCTGCCGCCGGCCCAGCCACTGCCACAGCGCGGCGAAGAGCGGCGCCAGGACGATGATGAACAGCGGGTTGACCGACTGGAACCAGCTGGCCGGGAACTCCCAGCCGCCGGCCAGGGTCCGATCCGTCTTCTCGTCCGCGAAAATCGTCAGAAGAGAACCGGCCTGGTCGTAAATCATCCAGAAAAGAACGGCGAAGGCGAAAAACCAGGCGAACGCCTGCACCTTGGCGCGGTCCCCGCCCACCAGGTCGGGACTGCGGAACATCGACCAGAAGTAGACGACGGGGACCACGATCCCCAGCACGGTCAGCACGTTCACCGCGTGCTCGATGTGGAAGGCCCCGACCGCCAGGTCGACCGCCAGCGCCACGGCCGCCAGCCCCAGCCAGAAGGCCGCCTTGCGGGCCACCGCCCGCCGCTCCGCCGCCGTCGCCGGCTGCGGCGCCGCCCGCCCCACCTCGCCGAGGTGCCGCCCGCCCAGGACGTACTGCAGCACCGCGAACGTCATGCCGACGCCCGCCGCCGCGAAGCCGAGGTGCCAGTCGACCTGCTGGCCCAGGGTGCCGACCACCAGCGGCGCGGCGAAGCCGCCGATGTTGATCGACATGTAGAAGATGGTGAAGCCGGCGTCCCGCCGCTCGTCCCCCGGCGCGTACAGCCCGCCCACCATCGTCGAGATGTTCGGCTTGAGCAGGCCGGTGCCCACCGCGATCAGCAGCAGGCCGACGTAGAAGGTCCAGGCCGCCGGGATCGCCAGCACGTAGTGGCCCGCGGCGATGACCACGCCGCCCACCAGTACCGCGCGGCGCGCCCCCCACAGCCGGTCCGCCACCCAGCCGCCCGGCATCGCGAGCATGTAGACCAGGGAGTTGTACACGCCGTACAGGCCGACCGCCGTCGCCTCGGTGAGTCCCAGGCCGCCGTCGATCGCCGCGGTGGTCAGGTACAGCACCAGGATGCTGCGCATCCCGTAGAAGCTGAACCGCTCCCACATCTCGGTCAGGAAGAGGGTCGACAGTCCACGGGGGTGCCCGAAGAAGCG
Coding sequences:
- a CDS encoding peptide MFS transporter, whose amino-acid sequence is MPSIEREATSPPGLADRRFFGHPRGLSTLFLTEMWERFSFYGMRSILVLYLTTAAIDGGLGLTEATAVGLYGVYNSLVYMLAMPGGWVADRLWGARRAVLVGGVVIAAGHYVLAIPAAWTFYVGLLLIAVGTGLLKPNISTMVGGLYAPGDERRDAGFTIFYMSINIGGFAAPLVVGTLGQQVDWHLGFAAAGVGMTFAVLQYVLGGRHLGEVGRAAPQPATAAERRAVARKAAFWLGLAAVALAVDLAVGAFHIEHAVNVLTVLGIVVPVVYFWSMFRSPDLVGGDRAKVQAFAWFFAFAVLFWMIYDQAGSLLTIFADEKTDRTLAGGWEFPASWFQSVNPLFIIVLAPLFAALWQWLGRRQPSTPVKFGYALLLIGFSFVIMGLAGAAAAGGELVSIYWLLSVYFVQTCAELCLSPVGLSVSTKLAPARFASQIMGLWFLATATGNALNGWVTRLNGVLGDTAYYALEGAVAILAGVCFWAAAGRIRRLMGDVR